A stretch of DNA from Candidatus Binatia bacterium:
TTTCGTTGACAAAACAGTCGCCCCGCTCGGGCTTACAAACCCGCCTCGCCTAGGCGGGCGGGACCGGCCGCGAGTGGTACCGTGGCCCAAGGGTGTTGAAGATCGTCCACGCCAAGGAACCACTCCATTGGTTTTCCGGTATACAAGGCAATGCGCAGTAACACCGGCGTACTCGGGATCCGGCCGTTGAGATAGTTGTACAATGCCGACAAGCTCACACCGATGTCGTACGCGAATGCTTTCGGCTCGTCGGCCACCACCTCGCGTAGCCGCGCTGCAAACACCCTTCGATCCACGCTTATCCGTCCCATTGCTTTCCTCCTCTCCGGAACGAATCCAACATGCGCCATTGCGCGAGACCAAAACAAAAGGGCCACCGGAGCTCGCCTCCGGTGGCCCTTTTTTCCTCGATGAAGTTTAGAATTTTCTGCTACCTTCTACCCTCCATTGCGAAGCCACCGGAGGCACGACGCGGGTCCACTTGCGTCGTCCAGCACACCCGCATCCCACGCGCGCAGCGACAATTCCCTTGTACGAGAATGCGGTGCACGACCGGCGCGACGCGGGCCGCAGAAGTCACATGCACAAAGGAATGTTTCGCTGCTCGACCGTTCATGGGGTTCTCCAAATGCATCCTCTCGGGCTTCTGTGTGGCGCGTAGTATGGTCCGCGCCGGTGGTTTGCGCAAGGGGCATCGTTTCCACAATCGTGGGAGGCAACATCCCGGGCTCCGATTCGCTGCCCGACCCTGCACTCTCATTGCTCTCACCCCCGCCAATCGCCGAACTCGTGCAGCCACTCGGGCCCTATGGTACAAAGCTACCGAGGCACGAGTTTGGTGGGTGAGTCTACGACCAGTGTTGGGGTTCTTTTTGGTGGAAAATCTCCGGAGCACGAGGTGTCGGTTCGCTCCGCCGCCACCGTCATCCGAGCGCTGCGCGAGGCAGGCTACGAGGTCGTCGCCATCGGGCTAGACCGCCAAGGACGGTGGTTGTTGTTGCGTGAGTCCGAACTCGAAGAATGTATCGCCGCGGGGCACGTGGCGGACGCCGGCCAGCCCATCGAACTGTTACCCGGTGCTGGTGCGTTCGCTTTTCGGGGTTCCCCACGCCCAGTGGATGTGGTGTTTCCCGTGTTACACGGCCGATTTGGAGAAGACGGTTGCGTGCAAGGACTGCTCGAACTCCTCGATCTACCGTACGTGGGTGCGGGAGTGCTCGGATCCGCAATTGGGATGGACAAGGAGGTTCAAAAGCAACTCTTGCACGCGGCCGGTCTACCCGTTGTGCCGTACACAGTCGTTCGCCGTGTGGAGTGGCCCCAGTTTGCGTCGCGAGTACTGGGTTGGGCGCAAGATGCGCCGCTACCGGTCTTTGTGAAGCCTGCGAATCTGGGGTCCTCGGTCGGAGTGGCAAAAGCCGAGGACGAAGCGCAGCTTCACGAGGCTGTCACTCTAGCCTTCCGGTTCGACAGCAAGGTGCTGGTCGAAAAGGCCTATCGGGTTCGGGAGATCGAATGCGCTGTCCTCGGCAACGATGAACCCGTGGCTTCCGTCCCCGGGGAAATCAAGCCGCGCCACGAGTTTTATTCTTACGAGGCCAAGTATCTCGATCCAAACGGCGCAGAGCTGCTCGTGCCAGCGCCAATTCCTGACAATCTAGCCTCCCAAATTCGCCAACTCGCCTGCCGCGTGTTCCGCGTTCTTCAGTGTGCCGGTATGGCACGGGTGGATTTTTTCCTCACCGACGAAGGCGCCATCTTCATAAATGAAATCAACACCATTCCGGGTTTCACCAACATCAGCATGTATCCCACTTTGTGGGCAGCCAGTGGCGTCCCGCTGCCGCAATTAGTTCGTCGCCTCGTTGAATTAGCCCTCGAGCGCTATTCGGAATCGAAGCGGATTTTATCCGGCCGGCGTTAAGCCTCGATCGTTCGGCGAGCGGCTGCGCTTCCGGCGCAAAGAGTTAGGGGAACCCGCAAGGGGTTCCCCTGATCCTCGACGCCATCAGTTGCCGGCCTCACGGAGTGGGAAGCGGCACTGGTTGCGTGGCCGTGATGATCGTGTTGGAAGCGTTGCGCACCCGCGCCCG
This window harbors:
- the ddlA gene encoding D-alanine--D-alanine ligase A; its protein translation is MVQSYRGTSLVGESTTSVGVLFGGKSPEHEVSVRSAATVIRALREAGYEVVAIGLDRQGRWLLLRESELEECIAAGHVADAGQPIELLPGAGAFAFRGSPRPVDVVFPVLHGRFGEDGCVQGLLELLDLPYVGAGVLGSAIGMDKEVQKQLLHAAGLPVVPYTVVRRVEWPQFASRVLGWAQDAPLPVFVKPANLGSSVGVAKAEDEAQLHEAVTLAFRFDSKVLVEKAYRVREIECAVLGNDEPVASVPGEIKPRHEFYSYEAKYLDPNGAELLVPAPIPDNLASQIRQLACRVFRVLQCAGMARVDFFLTDEGAIFINEINTIPGFTNISMYPTLWAASGVPLPQLVRRLVELALERYSESKRILSGRR